One Shewanella sp. MR-4 DNA window includes the following coding sequences:
- a CDS encoding pilus assembly protein, giving the protein MFKKILCALSVTFVVIAGQIHADDTELYLVDSSVKTGKRPQILIIFDNSGSMSTEDTNVVSSYCSAADQAASNCTYPDGFATYLEGYSGYISQKGIYWNAGGIDNTSNAPTPDSPNDSRRFYADNNNCNKAKIALESRGRYTGLLREFKASGQSGKWTALAENEGFNQGQIVDCYQDIIEGDPINPGRYKQGNTYNNFADGYPIDAKAMYTTATDSDAQKDSLDKTDFGKGSPVTLYTAHYLVWYKWVTTTTEGQNSGGTGSRLDVAKAAIDSALTDLNIDIDAGLAVFNLNYAAEGDADGGRIVSSIKQLTSANQTSLMSLINGMPAQTNTPLCETLYEAHQYFSGGDVTFGNKDANAKGNDKIDGYVPNSPPSILSTGKYTTPFKKCPDTAYIIYITDGAPTLDHSADAKVLDLTGKAEVAADYSGFEFTNDKGEKENSYLPALAAYMANNDLVKGVTDATGIDNKQNVRTFTIGFTDGADVAAKLLEETAFRGGNPRELKNGNLVSKGYYRAATGLDLIQALDDALKSILSIDSSFTSPSIASNNFDKTQTYNSAYFAMFLPGEGPRWSGNLKKLKVNSAGEIVGPGGDTNAIDSNGNISASTCTYWNVCAAGSPDGNKVNSGGVLPILRESLKDRKLKSLSGSNIVNITATSFVSDYSQADLDWLYGVDVDDDNNSGSNTDAREDIMGDPLHSKPLAINFGKKGADLDVRVLVGTNQGLVHMFKDSDTGSNDFNIGSVKESWAFIPPELWGNVPKLRQNPPIGEHSVYGMDLSPVAYTETNENGEVNKAWVFLGMRRGGSSYYALDITTPDSPIFKWKIDSSTSGLAKLGQSWSEPLVTFIPGHETPVLIFGGGLASATGSGEAIYIVDANKGTFIHSFTADGMNSVPNKVAVLDSNNDGYTDRIYATDIAGNVWRMDLPTDEESKWSIFKFASISGIAPDNRMFFAEPTVAQTQFNNIHSENGVESYQSIPYDAVAVGTGNRTNPLDIKTNDMFYVFQDRNVVTKQYVGADVPAPLNITNLYNVTSAAPVSQDENIAFGEKRGWYYDFPSTGEKSLSASLIFNGKVYFTSFVPPTKQDVDLDAGICGFSGQGRLYVFDLHRGTRTSNTLYYEVGERVPDTPQIVIPEPEKGKEPEAYVIGVGKGECENGACKGTIKLGSGLKTNKIYYHIDE; this is encoded by the coding sequence ATGTTTAAAAAAATATTGTGTGCCCTGAGTGTTACTTTTGTGGTCATTGCAGGGCAAATCCATGCAGACGATACCGAGCTATATCTAGTCGACTCGAGTGTGAAAACTGGCAAGCGTCCGCAGATACTCATTATCTTTGATAACTCAGGCAGTATGTCAACTGAAGATACTAATGTTGTCAGTTCCTATTGCTCAGCAGCTGACCAAGCTGCGAGTAACTGTACTTATCCAGATGGGTTTGCTACCTATTTAGAGGGTTATTCAGGCTATATCAGTCAAAAAGGGATTTATTGGAATGCCGGGGGAATTGATAATACGAGTAACGCCCCAACACCAGATTCACCTAATGATTCCCGTCGTTTTTATGCCGATAACAATAACTGTAATAAGGCCAAAATCGCCCTAGAGTCACGGGGGCGTTACACTGGGTTGTTAAGGGAGTTTAAGGCGAGTGGCCAAAGCGGCAAATGGACGGCATTGGCTGAAAACGAAGGTTTTAACCAGGGGCAAATTGTTGATTGCTATCAAGATATTATTGAGGGTGATCCCATAAACCCCGGTAGGTATAAACAGGGAAATACTTACAATAACTTTGCCGATGGATATCCCATTGATGCAAAAGCAATGTATACCACAGCCACCGATAGTGACGCTCAAAAAGATAGTTTAGATAAAACGGATTTTGGTAAGGGATCGCCAGTTACTTTATATACCGCGCATTATTTGGTTTGGTATAAGTGGGTGACTACGACTACCGAGGGACAAAATAGCGGCGGAACAGGCTCTAGACTTGATGTGGCTAAAGCCGCAATTGACTCGGCCTTAACAGATTTAAACATAGACATTGACGCTGGTCTGGCGGTCTTTAACCTCAACTACGCCGCTGAAGGGGATGCTGATGGTGGTCGCATCGTATCGTCCATTAAGCAATTAACCAGCGCGAATCAAACATCGCTGATGTCCTTGATTAATGGTATGCCCGCACAAACTAATACCCCACTATGTGAAACATTATATGAAGCCCATCAATATTTTAGTGGTGGTGATGTGACTTTTGGCAATAAGGATGCTAATGCGAAAGGAAACGATAAAATTGATGGATATGTGCCTAATAGTCCGCCAAGCATCTTATCTACAGGTAAATACACTACGCCATTTAAAAAATGTCCCGATACGGCTTATATCATCTACATTACCGACGGTGCACCAACATTAGATCATTCGGCCGATGCTAAAGTACTCGATTTGACAGGCAAAGCTGAAGTGGCTGCGGATTACTCTGGATTTGAGTTTACAAATGATAAAGGTGAAAAAGAAAACAGCTATCTTCCTGCTTTAGCCGCCTATATGGCAAATAATGACCTAGTTAAAGGTGTTACAGACGCTACTGGAATTGATAACAAGCAGAATGTGCGTACTTTTACCATAGGTTTCACTGATGGTGCTGACGTTGCAGCAAAATTGCTGGAAGAAACCGCTTTTAGGGGGGGGAATCCACGAGAACTTAAAAATGGGAATTTGGTCTCTAAAGGCTACTATAGAGCCGCAACAGGATTGGATTTGATTCAAGCTTTGGATGACGCATTAAAGTCAATTTTATCAATCGACTCTTCCTTCACTTCTCCAAGCATTGCCAGTAATAATTTTGATAAAACCCAAACCTATAACTCGGCTTATTTTGCGATGTTTTTACCTGGAGAAGGCCCTCGCTGGAGCGGCAATTTAAAAAAATTGAAAGTGAATTCAGCGGGTGAAATTGTTGGCCCAGGTGGTGACACAAATGCAATTGATAGCAATGGTAATATCTCTGCTTCAACTTGCACTTATTGGAATGTTTGTGCCGCTGGTTCGCCAGATGGAAATAAAGTTAATTCGGGCGGAGTGTTACCTATATTAAGAGAATCCCTTAAGGATCGTAAGCTTAAATCATTGAGTGGCAGTAATATTGTTAATATTACTGCTACAAGTTTTGTTAGTGATTATTCACAAGCCGATCTTGATTGGTTATACGGTGTCGACGTTGATGATGATAACAATAGTGGCAGCAATACGGATGCTAGAGAAGATATTATGGGCGATCCGCTTCATTCTAAGCCGCTAGCGATTAACTTTGGTAAAAAAGGTGCTGATTTAGATGTGCGAGTATTGGTTGGCACTAACCAAGGCTTAGTGCACATGTTTAAGGATTCCGATACCGGCAGCAATGATTTCAATATTGGTAGCGTTAAAGAGTCATGGGCATTTATCCCTCCTGAATTATGGGGAAATGTCCCTAAATTAAGGCAAAATCCACCTATAGGTGAACATAGTGTTTATGGTATGGATTTGTCACCCGTGGCATATACTGAGACCAATGAAAATGGTGAAGTTAATAAAGCATGGGTGTTTTTAGGTATGCGTCGAGGTGGAAGTTCATATTATGCCCTCGATATCACCACTCCAGATTCGCCAATCTTTAAGTGGAAAATTGATTCATCTACCAGTGGTCTCGCAAAGCTTGGCCAATCTTGGTCTGAACCTTTAGTGACATTCATTCCAGGTCACGAAACGCCTGTGTTGATATTCGGTGGGGGGTTAGCTTCGGCTACCGGAAGTGGTGAAGCCATTTATATTGTTGATGCAAATAAGGGGACTTTTATCCATAGTTTCACTGCCGATGGAATGAACAGTGTGCCGAATAAGGTTGCTGTGTTAGATAGCAATAATGATGGTTACACTGACCGTATTTATGCCACTGATATTGCTGGTAATGTATGGCGTATGGATTTACCAACAGATGAAGAATCTAAATGGAGCATATTTAAATTTGCCTCTATTAGTGGTATTGCACCCGATAATCGAATGTTTTTCGCTGAGCCAACAGTCGCCCAGACTCAATTTAATAATATACATTCCGAGAATGGTGTGGAGTCTTATCAAAGTATTCCATATGATGCGGTCGCGGTGGGAACAGGCAATAGAACTAACCCACTAGATATCAAAACGAATGATATGTTTTATGTGTTCCAAGATAGAAACGTGGTAACTAAGCAGTATGTGGGTGCAGATGTTCCTGCTCCATTGAATATTACAAATTTATACAATGTCACCTCTGCTGCTCCCGTAAGCCAGGATGAAAATATTGCATTTGGTGAGAAAAGAGGTTGGTATTATGACTTTCCATCGACAGGTGAGAAGAGTCTTTCTGCCTCATTGATTTTTAATGGAAAAGTGTACTTTACATCGTTTGTTCCTCCAACGAAACAAGACGTTGATCTTGATGCAGGTATTTGTGGTTTCTCCGGCCAAGGCCGATTGTATGTGTTTGATTTACATAGAGGTACTAGGACATCTAACACTCTGTATTATGAAGTTGGTGAGCGCGTTCCTGACACCCCACAAATTGTTATTCCTGAACCAGAAAAAGGAAAAGAACCTGAAGCCTACGTGATTGGTGTTGGTAAAGGTGAGTGCGAAAACGGCGCGTGTAAAGGTACCATTAAGTTAGGTAGTGGTTTAAAAACTAACAAAATTTATTATCATATTGATGAGTAA
- a CDS encoding PilX N-terminal domain-containing pilus assembly protein, producing MRRQKGVVLFFALIVLIIMTVIGVALAVNSTQSLRMAGAGAERIEAKAIADGGLEQVIDDYSGAKLANLADVKDESVLPSSQKFETSQKLVPLPETGVRDVGCQRTTNATSADLISCRRVEVSSSVEFGRNKLGSLTVVSGVEQQVLTGN from the coding sequence ATGAGAAGGCAGAAGGGTGTTGTACTATTTTTTGCACTGATTGTGCTTATCATAATGACAGTGATAGGCGTTGCTTTAGCTGTTAATTCAACACAATCTCTTCGAATGGCTGGGGCTGGAGCTGAGCGGATTGAAGCAAAAGCGATTGCAGATGGTGGGCTGGAACAAGTTATTGATGACTACTCTGGTGCAAAACTTGCTAATTTAGCCGATGTTAAGGATGAATCCGTTTTACCTTCCTCTCAAAAATTCGAGACCTCTCAAAAATTAGTACCATTACCCGAAACTGGTGTTCGTGATGTGGGGTGTCAGCGCACAACAAATGCAACCAGTGCAGATTTGATTAGCTGTAGGCGGGTAGAAGTGAGTAGTTCCGTAGAATTTGGACGGAATAAGCTCGGTTCTCTAACGGTTGTCTCTGGTGTCGAGCAGCAAGTGCTAACGGGAAACTAA